In bacterium, a single window of DNA contains:
- the mreB gene encoding Rod shape-determining protein MreB, with protein MEWFYDRFSYDLGIDLGTANTLVHVRGVGIVIREPSVVAVNSQTGQVLAVGDEAKNMIGRTPSSIKAIRPLRDGVIADFDITEKMLRFFIKKAAKSQRGRFIPPRVIVGIPSGITEVEKRAVIDSASRAGARQVFLIEEPMAAAIGANLQVQEPHGSIIVDIGGGTTEVAVISLGGIVSSMSIKIAGDEFDEAIVNFAKQQFNLLIGERMAEKVKIEIGSAFPMKEEKSTLMRGRDLISGLPKTIRVTSVEVREALEDSIDALVKAVKDTLESTSPELSADIYDRGIVLAGGGALLMNLDKRISQATQIATFVAPDPLSCVVKGTQKVLENIGSLKGVLIAEVVNR; from the coding sequence ATGGAGTGGTTCTACGACCGGTTCAGTTATGACCTGGGGATCGACCTTGGGACCGCCAACACCCTCGTCCATGTACGCGGGGTGGGAATTGTCATCCGCGAGCCCTCGGTTGTCGCCGTAAACTCCCAGACCGGGCAGGTACTGGCGGTCGGGGACGAAGCCAAGAACATGATTGGCCGGACTCCCTCTTCCATCAAAGCGATTCGTCCGCTCCGCGATGGGGTCATTGCCGATTTCGACATCACTGAGAAGATGCTCCGCTTCTTCATTAAAAAAGCCGCGAAGTCTCAGCGGGGGCGCTTCATCCCCCCCCGGGTGATTGTCGGCATTCCGTCCGGGATTACGGAAGTCGAGAAGCGGGCAGTCATCGATTCCGCCAGTCGCGCCGGTGCCCGTCAGGTGTTCCTGATTGAGGAGCCCATGGCCGCAGCGATTGGCGCAAATCTCCAGGTGCAGGAACCTCATGGCAGCATCATTGTGGATATCGGCGGCGGCACCACAGAAGTCGCGGTGATTTCGCTGGGGGGCATTGTCTCCTCGATGAGCATCAAGATCGCTGGCGACGAATTCGACGAAGCGATCGTGAACTTTGCCAAGCAGCAGTTCAATCTCCTTATCGGGGAGCGGATGGCAGAAAAGGTCAAGATTGAGATCGGCTCAGCCTTCCCGATGAAGGAAGAGAAATCGACCCTCATGCGGGGGCGGGATCTCATCAGCGGGCTGCCAAAGACGATCCGCGTCACCAGTGTAGAAGTCCGGGAAGCCCTGGAAGACAGCATCGATGCGCTGGTCAAAGCTGTCAAGGACACCCTGGAGAGCACTTCGCCGGAACTCTCGGCGGATATCTACGACCGGGGGATCGTGCTGGCGGGCGGTGGTGCACTGCTGATGAATCTGGACAAGCGGATCTCCCAGGCCACGCAGATCGCGACCTTTGTCGCGCCGGATCCGCTCTCCTGCGTGGTGAAGGGGACCCAGAAGGTCCTGGAGAACATCGGGTCACTGAAGGGGGTGCTGATTGCTGAGGTGGTCAACCGCTAG
- the oppD gene encoding Oligopeptide transport ATP-binding protein OppD produces the protein MTSAAPSAAPGAATATSSAASSRTPLLEVRNLKVYFPIDEGVVKAVDDVSFTIHEGETLGIVGESGSGKSVTALTVMRILASNGRIMGGQILFRGRDLLTLPEKEMQRIRGNEIAMIFQDPMTCLNPVLSVGDQLSEAIILHQKVKKKEAWERATEMLRRVRIPLPEERMKQFPFELSGGMRQRVMIAMALSCNPSLLIADEPTTALDVTIQAQILELIAELQQEFNMAVQMITHDLGVVAEICDRVVVMYAGRVAETGMTQEIFRQPKHPYTEGLLACLPRLDEKRSRLHPIEGQPPNLAKLPPGCPFVLRCPKRFPECIDVKPPLYQVSESQASACLLLDEEYRLKALRWYDQQGQQTVGSEAQA, from the coding sequence GTGACCTCAGCTGCTCCCTCTGCCGCGCCGGGTGCCGCCACCGCGACCTCGTCGGCTGCCAGTAGCCGGACTCCTTTGCTGGAAGTCCGGAATCTCAAGGTGTACTTCCCTATTGATGAAGGAGTCGTGAAGGCCGTCGATGACGTCTCCTTCACGATCCATGAAGGGGAAACCCTGGGGATCGTGGGAGAATCAGGGTCGGGGAAGTCGGTGACCGCCCTGACGGTCATGCGGATTCTGGCCAGCAACGGCCGGATCATGGGAGGACAGATTCTCTTTCGGGGTCGCGACCTCCTGACCCTGCCCGAAAAGGAAATGCAGCGCATTCGGGGTAATGAGATCGCGATGATCTTCCAGGACCCCATGACCTGCCTCAACCCTGTCCTGAGTGTCGGGGATCAACTCTCTGAAGCCATCATCCTCCATCAGAAAGTCAAGAAGAAGGAAGCCTGGGAGCGGGCGACCGAGATGCTCCGGCGGGTCCGGATTCCCCTGCCCGAAGAGCGGATGAAGCAGTTTCCCTTCGAACTCTCCGGTGGGATGCGACAGCGGGTCATGATCGCGATGGCCCTCTCCTGTAATCCTTCGCTCCTGATCGCCGATGAGCCCACCACAGCGCTGGATGTCACTATTCAGGCGCAGATTCTGGAACTCATCGCTGAACTGCAGCAGGAGTTCAACATGGCGGTCCAGATGATCACTCACGACCTCGGGGTCGTGGCGGAAATCTGCGACCGGGTCGTGGTGATGTACGCCGGACGGGTCGCAGAAACCGGCATGACACAGGAAATCTTCCGTCAGCCGAAGCATCCCTATACCGAAGGTCTTCTGGCCTGTCTCCCACGGCTCGATGAAAAGCGGAGTCGGCTCCACCCCATTGAGGGCCAGCCTCCGAATCTGGCGAAGCTCCCGCCCGGATGTCCCTTCGTGCTCCGCTGCCCGAAGCGCTTCCCGGAGTGCATCGATGTCAAGCCGCCCCTGTATCAGGTCAGCGAAAGTCAGGCCTCGGCCTGTTTGCTGCTCGACGAGGAGTACCGTCTGAAGGCCCTGCGGTGGTACGACCAGCAGGGGCAACAGACCGTCGGATCGGAGGCGCAGGCATGA
- the pdxS gene encoding Pyridoxal 5'-phosphate synthase subunit PdxS, which translates to MTTRHLAMGDESGTNGVHHQPDPDGVQPTTGSWSAKVALAEMLKGGVIMDVVTAEQATIAEEAGAVAVMALERVPSDIRREGGVSRMTDPALIEAIQAAVTIPVMAKARIGHFVEAQILQALQVDFIDESEVLTPADETNHIWKHDFVVPFVCGATNLPEALRRIGEGAAMIRTKGEAGTGNVVEAVRHMRTMNAQLRQVLAADDAELMRLARDWGAPVHLMQEVRKLGRLPVPNFSAGGIATPADAALMRQLGAETVFVGSGIFKSEDPAVRAKAIVEAATFFDQPDVLVRVSRGLGKAMESLDVRKLEASELMAGRGW; encoded by the coding sequence ATGACCACGCGACATCTGGCGATGGGCGACGAATCCGGGACCAACGGAGTGCATCACCAGCCGGACCCCGACGGCGTGCAGCCGACGACCGGGAGCTGGTCAGCCAAGGTCGCATTGGCCGAGATGCTCAAGGGCGGCGTCATCATGGATGTCGTCACTGCCGAGCAGGCCACGATCGCTGAGGAAGCCGGCGCGGTCGCCGTGATGGCGCTCGAGCGGGTCCCTTCGGACATACGTCGCGAGGGGGGGGTCTCCCGCATGACTGACCCCGCCCTCATTGAAGCAATTCAGGCGGCGGTGACGATCCCGGTCATGGCCAAAGCCCGGATTGGGCATTTTGTGGAGGCACAGATTCTCCAGGCCCTCCAGGTCGATTTCATCGATGAATCTGAAGTCCTTACGCCTGCCGACGAAACCAATCACATCTGGAAGCACGACTTTGTCGTCCCCTTTGTCTGCGGCGCGACCAATCTGCCGGAAGCCCTCCGTCGGATCGGCGAAGGGGCTGCGATGATCCGGACCAAGGGCGAAGCCGGGACCGGCAATGTGGTCGAGGCCGTTCGCCACATGCGGACCATGAATGCCCAGTTGCGTCAGGTGCTCGCGGCAGATGACGCCGAGCTGATGCGCCTCGCCCGGGACTGGGGTGCGCCGGTCCACCTGATGCAGGAGGTTCGCAAACTGGGGCGGCTCCCAGTGCCGAATTTTTCCGCGGGTGGTATCGCGACTCCCGCAGATGCCGCATTGATGCGTCAACTGGGTGCTGAGACGGTCTTTGTTGGGAGTGGCATCTTCAAGTCTGAGGATCCGGCAGTCCGGGCAAAGGCGATTGTGGAAGCAGCGACGTTCTTTGATCAGCCTGACGTCCTGGTACGGGTGTCTCGCGGACTGGGCAAGGCGATGGAGTCACTGGATGTCCGGAAGCTGGAAGCGTCCGAACTCATGGCCGGACGGGGCTGGTGA
- the mrdA gene encoding Peptidoglycan D,D-transpeptidase MrdA, protein MTYSNNESHAVFAGMVYKQLLIGALLLLLLSALGWRLFEMQVLDQQGYLLSAQRQQIEEVKQPAPRGEILDRNGVPLADSVPQYDVTFYVPEFPLTDWSWIPKLQQLLSLSDEATASWQEEITSAKPYTRVTLVRDIPLSRLMELAERGPEFPGIRIATGIKRSYPLAQATAQLLGYVGAISPAEFERLGPMGYRRDDMIGKGGLEAQYDASLRGNPGYQTLQIDHRGVVQARMTKPILLDPQTGETRPAEAPPQQGPALRTTIDAALQESIARLLQGYGGTAIVMDPYIGEIYAAVSLPSYDPNLFGGGAPASEVSALFEDPKKPMLNRFSGAYFVPGSTWKIVTALAGLEEQIITEHTSYYCDGVYHTQTKDFKCHKLTGHGSRSLLGAMADSCDDYFYQLGVGLGVDRISKWAKTFGFGDPTGIDLPTESAGLVPTSEWKRERRGEKWFVGDTIPYAIGQGYVLTTPLQMARAYALLANGGYLVTPHLNADSRPAPIEPQPTPKPENLEIIRRSLRMVVRGGTARGVNFSDFQIAGKTGTADHVVGKRPHTWFASYAPYEKPQVVVVVMLESVGGKGGEAAWAFTRQIYQLPQMRPYLGLQPPATPEDATRLASSTPSTGRSR, encoded by the coding sequence ATGACTTACTCCAACAATGAGTCACATGCCGTGTTTGCGGGCATGGTCTACAAACAACTGCTAATCGGAGCGCTGTTGCTGCTCTTGTTGTCAGCGTTGGGCTGGCGGCTGTTTGAAATGCAGGTCCTGGACCAGCAGGGCTATCTCCTGTCGGCCCAGCGCCAGCAGATCGAGGAAGTAAAGCAGCCCGCGCCACGCGGTGAAATCCTGGACCGTAACGGGGTGCCGCTAGCGGACAGCGTGCCGCAGTATGACGTCACCTTTTATGTCCCGGAGTTCCCGCTGACGGACTGGTCCTGGATTCCCAAATTGCAGCAGCTGCTGAGTCTTTCGGACGAGGCGACTGCTTCGTGGCAGGAAGAGATCACCAGCGCGAAGCCCTATACCCGTGTCACGCTGGTGCGTGACATCCCCTTGTCCCGACTCATGGAACTTGCAGAGCGAGGTCCGGAGTTTCCGGGCATCCGCATTGCAACTGGCATCAAGCGGAGTTATCCACTGGCGCAGGCCACCGCCCAGCTGCTGGGCTATGTGGGAGCCATATCGCCGGCGGAGTTCGAGCGCCTGGGTCCGATGGGCTACCGTCGCGACGACATGATCGGCAAGGGTGGCCTGGAGGCACAGTACGACGCTTCACTGCGGGGCAATCCGGGCTACCAGACTCTTCAGATTGACCATCGGGGGGTAGTGCAGGCACGGATGACCAAACCGATACTGCTGGATCCGCAGACCGGCGAGACTCGTCCGGCGGAAGCACCGCCCCAGCAGGGTCCAGCCTTACGGACAACCATCGATGCCGCCCTGCAGGAGAGCATCGCACGTCTGCTTCAGGGGTACGGTGGTACAGCCATCGTGATGGACCCCTACATCGGTGAGATCTATGCCGCAGTATCACTTCCCAGTTATGACCCAAATCTCTTTGGAGGGGGTGCTCCGGCATCAGAGGTGTCGGCGCTTTTTGAGGATCCAAAGAAGCCGATGCTGAACCGCTTCTCCGGGGCGTACTTCGTTCCCGGATCGACCTGGAAAATTGTGACCGCCCTCGCCGGGCTTGAAGAACAGATCATCACGGAGCACACCAGCTACTACTGCGATGGGGTCTATCACACGCAGACGAAAGACTTCAAGTGCCACAAACTGACAGGGCACGGGTCCCGCAGTTTGCTGGGAGCGATGGCGGACTCGTGTGACGACTACTTTTATCAGCTTGGCGTCGGCCTGGGAGTCGACCGCATCTCCAAGTGGGCGAAGACGTTCGGCTTCGGCGATCCAACCGGCATTGATCTCCCAACGGAATCCGCAGGACTCGTCCCCACCAGTGAATGGAAGCGCGAACGACGCGGCGAAAAGTGGTTTGTTGGCGACACCATCCCCTACGCCATCGGCCAGGGTTATGTCCTGACCACGCCGCTGCAGATGGCGCGGGCCTATGCCTTACTTGCCAATGGCGGATATCTGGTGACGCCTCATCTGAACGCTGATTCTCGTCCGGCCCCGATCGAGCCGCAGCCGACCCCGAAACCGGAGAATCTCGAGATCATCCGCCGGAGCCTGCGGATGGTGGTCCGGGGTGGCACCGCCCGCGGAGTGAACTTTAGCGACTTTCAGATCGCGGGGAAAACCGGGACAGCGGACCATGTGGTTGGCAAGCGGCCGCACACCTGGTTCGCCTCCTACGCTCCGTATGAGAAGCCGCAAGTGGTAGTGGTGGTGATGCTGGAGAGCGTCGGTGGCAAGGGGGGGGAAGCCGCCTGGGCTTTCACTCGTCAGATTTACCAGCTCCCTCAAATGCGGCCCTACCTCGGGCTGCAGCCTCCCGCGACCCCTGAGGATGCGACCCGGCTCGCCAGCAGCACCCCCAGCACTGGCCGATCGCGCTGA
- the btuD_3 gene encoding Vitamin B12 import ATP-binding protein BtuD, with the protein MSTLVTNPEAVNVPQEVQDGAEPLLIVRDLKKHFPIKRGFIFSKEVGAVRAVDGVSFQVARGTTMGLVGESGCGKSTLGRCILRLIEPTAGEVIFEGQNLVDLNPREMRERRRDLQIVFQDPQASLNPRMPVGEIIAEPLTIFNEGTPTTRRAKVKDLMERVGLNPDSSNRYPHEFSGGQKQRVGVARALALNPKLIICDEPVSALDVSIQAQIVNLLQDLQKEMDLTYVFIAHDLAVVRHISDYIAVMYLGKIVEYGRGEEIYEDPRHPYTQALLSAIPEPEVEIQKTRILLEGDVPSPANPPSGCRFHTRCWERFEQSGDRLEPCGSELPDARRLSGTHFAACHLYKDGGELVREPKRPELIPHLRDK; encoded by the coding sequence ATGAGCACCCTTGTAACGAATCCCGAAGCGGTCAATGTCCCCCAGGAAGTGCAGGATGGTGCGGAGCCCCTTCTGATTGTCCGGGACCTGAAGAAGCACTTCCCGATCAAACGGGGCTTCATATTTTCGAAGGAAGTCGGTGCAGTCCGGGCGGTGGATGGTGTGTCCTTCCAGGTGGCCCGGGGCACGACCATGGGGCTGGTCGGGGAGTCGGGGTGCGGGAAGTCGACCCTGGGTCGCTGCATCCTCCGGCTCATCGAACCTACGGCCGGTGAAGTCATTTTCGAGGGACAGAATCTGGTAGACCTCAACCCACGCGAGATGCGGGAGCGTCGGCGGGACCTGCAGATCGTCTTCCAGGACCCCCAGGCGTCACTGAATCCCCGTATGCCCGTGGGCGAGATCATCGCGGAGCCGCTGACGATCTTCAACGAGGGGACTCCAACCACCCGTCGGGCGAAGGTCAAAGACCTGATGGAGCGCGTGGGGCTGAACCCGGACTCCTCGAACCGGTACCCGCACGAATTCTCCGGGGGACAGAAGCAGCGCGTCGGTGTGGCCCGGGCGCTGGCCCTGAATCCCAAGCTCATCATCTGCGATGAGCCGGTGTCTGCCCTCGATGTCTCGATTCAGGCGCAGATCGTCAACCTCCTGCAGGACCTGCAGAAGGAAATGGACCTCACCTATGTCTTCATTGCCCACGACCTCGCGGTGGTGCGCCACATCTCCGATTACATCGCAGTGATGTATCTGGGCAAGATCGTGGAGTACGGACGGGGCGAGGAAATCTACGAGGACCCCCGGCACCCGTACACGCAGGCACTCCTCTCGGCGATTCCGGAGCCGGAAGTCGAGATTCAGAAAACACGCATCCTGCTGGAAGGGGATGTGCCATCGCCGGCCAATCCGCCATCAGGATGCCGATTCCACACCCGGTGTTGGGAGCGGTTCGAGCAGAGTGGTGACCGCCTGGAGCCCTGTGGCTCCGAGCTTCCTGATGCACGGCGTCTGTCCGGCACACACTTCGCCGCCTGTCATTTGTACAAAGATGGCGGGGAACTGGTACGGGAGCCGAAGCGTCCGGAACTGATCCCGCATCTGCGGGACAAATGA
- the hisS gene encoding Histidine--tRNA ligase, which translates to MSVTPQPPKGTRDLLAREVRKRYWVFDVIQDLFEAYGFEPLETPAFENIETLLAKGGGENEKLMFKILKRGEGEKSGEADLALRFDHTVPLARVVASHFNEIAFPYKVYQLGPVWRAERPQKGRFREFTQCDIDIIGAEAPYAESEVLAVFHDILRDLQLADARIVVNHRGLLNGLLLEAGVPRDAWTGAIIALDKWDKIGEAAVREQYHLQGIPAEATSRLFELIEAFNTAFAAAVAQEEEFQLNFQLSSAEGQAALEELGLLWHLLAAQRLELDIFIADARLARGLDYYTGPVFEIQLMGPEKLGSLGGGGRYDGLVGTFMKQDLPAVGFSIGFDRLVDVLEQLDLYPENVTWGTEVMVTTFSEETVMDNLSLAQEIRDSGALVETYPNPGNLGRQFKYADKKGIRFVIVQGPDEIAGDSVKVKDLNEGQEASIKYDELLDWIADKLNPPPPQNGGRIRRRKPGPNSRGSRMEE; encoded by the coding sequence GTGATCTCCTCGCCCGGGAGGTCCGCAAACGCTACTGGGTCTTCGATGTCATTCAGGACCTTTTCGAGGCGTATGGCTTCGAGCCGCTGGAGACCCCAGCCTTCGAAAACATCGAAACGCTGCTGGCCAAGGGGGGCGGCGAAAACGAAAAGCTAATGTTCAAGATCCTCAAGCGGGGCGAGGGCGAAAAGAGCGGGGAAGCCGATCTGGCACTCCGTTTCGATCATACGGTCCCCCTGGCCCGGGTCGTCGCCTCGCATTTCAACGAGATCGCGTTCCCGTACAAGGTCTATCAGTTGGGGCCAGTCTGGCGTGCGGAGCGTCCGCAAAAGGGACGCTTTCGCGAATTCACCCAGTGCGACATCGACATCATCGGGGCCGAAGCCCCCTACGCGGAGTCAGAAGTCCTGGCGGTCTTTCACGACATCCTGCGGGATCTGCAACTCGCCGATGCTCGGATTGTCGTGAATCACCGGGGCCTCCTCAATGGGCTCCTGCTGGAAGCCGGGGTGCCGCGAGATGCCTGGACCGGTGCCATCATTGCTCTCGACAAGTGGGACAAGATCGGCGAGGCGGCGGTACGGGAGCAGTACCACCTGCAGGGCATTCCGGCGGAAGCGACCAGTCGTCTGTTCGAGCTTATTGAGGCATTTAACACTGCCTTTGCCGCCGCTGTGGCACAGGAAGAAGAGTTTCAGTTGAACTTCCAGCTCTCCTCAGCCGAGGGGCAGGCTGCGCTCGAAGAACTGGGACTCCTCTGGCATCTGCTGGCGGCTCAGCGACTGGAACTCGACATCTTCATCGCCGATGCGCGACTCGCTCGGGGACTTGATTACTACACCGGACCAGTCTTTGAGATACAGCTGATGGGTCCGGAGAAGTTGGGGAGCCTGGGTGGAGGCGGGCGCTATGACGGGCTCGTCGGGACCTTCATGAAGCAGGACCTCCCTGCTGTCGGGTTCAGCATCGGCTTCGACCGGCTGGTGGATGTCCTGGAGCAGCTGGACCTCTACCCGGAGAATGTCACCTGGGGTACCGAGGTCATGGTGACCACGTTCTCAGAAGAAACCGTGATGGACAACCTGAGCCTGGCGCAGGAGATACGGGACTCCGGGGCCTTGGTGGAAACCTATCCGAATCCCGGCAATCTGGGGCGTCAATTCAAGTACGCCGACAAGAAGGGGATCCGCTTCGTCATCGTGCAGGGTCCCGACGAGATTGCCGGCGACAGCGTGAAAGTAAAGGACCTGAACGAAGGCCAGGAAGCCTCCATCAAGTACGATGAACTCCTCGACTGGATAGCAGACAAGCTCAACCCGCCACCGCCCCAAAACGGGGGACGGATTCGTCGGCGCAAACCGGGACCCAATTCCCGGGGTTCCCGCATGGAAGAGTAG
- the paaG gene encoding 1,2-epoxyphenylacetyl-CoA isomerase, whose amino-acid sequence MTTLTLATVQLDITDRLATLTLNDSASMNVMGYQMGADLKVAISSVAASTEARALLICAAGNHFCGGGDLKAMQAGFDNDPQAFFEVALRDIHTAIKTLWDLPIPVVCAVQGYAAGAGANFALVADIILAADNATFYQAFTQVGVSIDSGGTWLLPRAIGDKRALYYLLTGAKLSAGDACGMGLISKVVPQENLQAEARKLAQQLADGPTKAYAEIRRLVANHGSLDFASALDAELAAQIRMGGTMDFQAGVNAFLAKETPSFRGQ is encoded by the coding sequence ATGACTACGCTCACCCTTGCCACTGTGCAGCTCGACATCACCGACAGGCTCGCGACCCTGACCCTCAACGACTCTGCCAGCATGAATGTCATGGGCTACCAGATGGGGGCCGATCTGAAAGTCGCGATCTCCAGTGTGGCAGCGTCGACCGAAGCACGAGCGTTGTTGATCTGTGCTGCAGGGAACCACTTCTGCGGGGGCGGCGACCTCAAGGCCATGCAGGCAGGATTCGACAACGACCCACAGGCGTTCTTTGAAGTGGCTTTACGGGACATCCACACGGCGATCAAAACGCTCTGGGACCTGCCGATCCCGGTGGTCTGTGCTGTTCAGGGCTATGCCGCCGGCGCAGGGGCCAACTTCGCTCTGGTGGCCGACATCATCCTTGCCGCGGACAACGCCACTTTCTATCAGGCCTTTACGCAGGTCGGAGTCTCCATTGATTCGGGCGGCACCTGGCTGTTACCACGCGCCATTGGCGACAAGCGCGCCCTGTATTACCTGCTGACCGGAGCAAAGCTCTCAGCGGGCGATGCCTGTGGCATGGGGCTCATCAGCAAAGTGGTGCCCCAGGAGAATCTCCAGGCAGAGGCCCGGAAACTCGCGCAGCAGCTGGCCGACGGTCCGACCAAAGCGTATGCGGAGATTCGACGGCTGGTCGCCAACCACGGCAGTCTCGACTTCGCGAGCGCGCTCGATGCTGAACTCGCCGCTCAAATCCGCATGGGAGGCACCATGGACTTCCAGGCGGGTGTCAATGCGTTCCTGGCGAAAGAGACTCCTTCGTTCCGGGGGCAATAG